From the genome of Cytophagales bacterium WSM2-2:
CATCAGTCAACGTGTTGAAAGGAGCAGCCGCAACTGCATTGTACGGCTCTCGGGGTACGAACGGTGTAATCATGATCACAACGAAGAGCGGCAAAAAGAAAAGCTTTGAAGTAGTAGTAAACAGCGGGGTTACTTGGGGGACTATCAACAAATCCACTTTCCCAACATATCAGAAAGAATACGGAGCGGGTTATGAGAACTACATTAAAAACGGTACTGCATACACGTACACTGGTCTTGACGGTACGCTGACAGCAACACGATTTGATGATGATGCGTCCTTTGGCCCTAAGTTCGATCCTAATTTATTGGTTTATCAATGGTCAGCACTGGATCCATTTTCTCCTAACTATCAACATGCGACACCATGGGTTGCTGCAAAGAACGATCCTTCTACTTTCTATGAGACATCTACCAATTCCAACCAAAGCATCCTGATTACAGGTGGTAGTGAGAATGCTACGTACAAATTTGGTTATACCCGGACGGATGAAAAGGGAGTTCTGCCTAACAGTAGCCTGAAGAAAGATTTATTCAGTTTCAGCACAACGATGGATCTTACATCCAAATTGAAATTGACAACCTCTGTCAACTATTCTGTTATCAATGGTCTTGGCCGATACGGTACAGGGTATAGTGGTTTGAATCCGAATCAAGGTTTTCGCCAGTGGTGGGAACAAAACGTGGATATTAAAGAACTACGTGAGGCATATTTCAGGAACAGAAAGAACGTTACGTGGAACTGGGCTAGTACAGCTGGCCTCGGACCCATTTTCGCGGACAACCCATACTGGGATCGCTATGAAAATTATAACAACGACACACGAAACAATCTTTTCGGTTATGCGATGCTTGACTATAAGTTGGCGAAGTGGTTGACCGTGGTTGGACGCGTTGGTCTGAATCAGACATCGGATTTCATTGAGCAACGTGTAGCTGTGGGAAGTGCCTCCACATCAAGCTATACCCGGTTTAACCAGACTTCAAAAGAGAAGAACTTTGATTTGATGCTTAACTTCAATAAGGCAATTACAGATAACATTAGCTGGCGTGCCGTAGTTGGAGGAAACATACGGAGAAACGAAAACTCATCTATCCGCGGAGCTACGGTCAGTGGTCTTGTTGTTCCAAGCCTGTATACATTGTCGAATTCATCAGGCACTGTGGTTCCTGTTGAAACGTACACAAGAGTTGGAGTAGATGGTATGTATATCAATACGACTTTTGGTTACAAGGATATCGCGTTTGTAGAGGGAAGTTTGAGACAGGATAAGTCAACCACGCTTCCCAATTCAAATAATTCATATCTCTATGGCTCAGTGGGAGGTACTTTCGTGTTTTCTACTTTGTTGAGCAGCGCACCATGGTTATCCAGCGGAAGGTTGAGGACAAATTTTGCGACTGTGGGTAATAGCGCCCCCGCGTTGTCTATATACAATGTGTATGACAAACCATCGCCTTTCGGAACAACGACATTGTTCTCATTGCCTAACACCAGAAACAATGCGCTTCTCAGACCTGAGAAAACCACTAGCTGGGAAGTTGGTTTGGAAGCAGCTTTCTTAAACGATCGTTTTGGATTTGATGCTACGTATTATTCATCAAGCACATCAGATCAGATATTGCCCGTTACAGTATCAGCCGCAACAGGTTACACAGCCGCCTTTGTGAATTCAGGAGAAATTCAAAACAAGGGAATTGAGTTATCGGTTTTTGCGACCCCGGTCAAAACGGCTGATTTTTCATGGACTGTCAATGTGAATTTTGCGCGCAACAGGAACAAGGTGATCTACTTGTACGGTGAAGGAGCTGGTGAAGTTACCAACGTACAAATTGCAAGCTTTCAAGGAGGAGTTTCCACTAATGCCGCGAAAGGGCAGCCTTATGGAGTCATCAGAGGACGTGATTTCGTCTACACCAATGGACAAAGAACAGTGGGAAGTGATGGGTATTACATGCGAGGAGCGAGTTCGGCTGACATCATTGGTAATCCCAATCCTGATTGGTTGGGCGGGTTGAACAATACTTTCAAGTACAAAAACTTTACATTCAATTTCCTACTTGACACTCGCCAAGGCGGAAGCCTGTTTTCGCTTGACTTGTGGTACGGAGAAAACACAGGTCAGTATCGCAATAGTGCGGGCTTAAATGCCAGAGGCGTTGAGGCTCGTCTGCCTGTTGCGCAAGGTGGAGGAGTTCTGTTGCCAGGAGTTCAGGCTGACGGTTCTGCCAATACGGTGTATGCAGAAAATTTTGATGCTAATGGGAACAACCCTTTTGGATACTTTGCTAATAACGGACTTAGTGCTGTGAACAAAGCATACATATACAACGCTTCCTACATCAAACTAAGAGAAGTCAACCTGACCTATTCCGTTCCTAAATCAATAGTATCAAAGCTAGGCGGTTTCAAAGGCATGGATGTGTCCCTGATCGGCAGGAACTTATTTATCATTAAGGACCTACCGTACTCTGATCCGGAAGAGAGTTTGAGTTCAGGTAACGCTAACGCGGGTTATCAGAGCGGGGCCTATCCTTCTATGCGGAGCTACGGTTTCAATGTTAAATTAAAATTCTAGGAAAGAGTATGAAAAAGATATTTGTATTATTGGTTTTGACCACGACACTGGTCACTTCATGTGTCGATAGTTTAAAAGACTACAATATTGACCAGAAACGTGCTTCTTCAGTTCCTCCGGCAACGTTGTTCACCAATGCTGTCAGGAACTTGATAGATGTTCTGAATACACCTAACGTTAACACGAATAATTTCAGGTTGTACATTCAGCAATGGGCTACTGTTACTTATACATCCGAGCCTCGTTATGATATGACGAGCCGGACCATTCCTCAGTCGTTCTGGCAAACACTGTATCGTGATGTGATTGCAGACTTAAAGGAAGCGAAGCGGATTATTACGGCTGACAATTCTCTGGTGGCCGGAGTAAAAGCTAATCAGCTGGCTCAAATTGAAGTGATGGAAGTGTATGCATGGTCAGTTTTAGTTAATACGTTCGGTAATGTTCCGTACTCTAAAGCGTTTGATCCGACCAGTACCCTGCCAGGCTATGATGATGCGGCTACTGTTTACGCTGATATCCTTACGCGTCTGGATGCAGCAATAGGAAATCTAAGTAGCACAAACGTGGGATTGCCGGCGGCATCTGACTTGGTGTACAACGGCAACATGGGCCGTTGGATTAAATTCTCGAACTCATTGAAATTGAGATTGGCAATGATTCTTGCGGATAAGGATGCAACCAAGGCTCAGACAATGGTTCAACAAGCTGTGACAGGTGGAGTGATGACAAGTAATTCAGACAATGCGCGTCATCCTTTCCTGGCGACTGCACCGAACAATAACCTGGTGTCCAATAATCTAGTGGCTCCTTTTACCACACGTCAGGATTTTGTTGCCAGCAAGACGATCGTAGATAAGATGAATACCCTCAATGATCCAAGAATGATCAATTATTTCAACGAAGTGACTCCCGGAGTTTTTGTTGGAGGAGTTAATGGGTATCCCAATACGTATGCTTCTACATCACACATCAGTGACAAGATAGCGAACCCCAGTTTTGAGGCATTGTTTATAGACTATGCAGAGGTGGAATTCCTGTTGGCAGAAGCAGCAGCGCGCGGCTTTATTGCAGGTGGTGCTGGTGTAGCAGAAACGCATTACAATGCCGCCATTACCGGATCAATTACTTACTGGGGTGGCACAACTGGGGCTGCAACAAACTATTTGGCACAAGCCGGGGTAGCTTATACCACAGCGGCTGGAGGGTACAAGCAAAAAATTGGAGAGCAGAAGTTCCTGGCCCTGAACAATCGGGGTTATGACGCTTGGGTTGAATGGAGACGCCTTGATTCTCCAACATTGACACCAGCGGTCGCAGGTCTCTTCATTCCTCTACGTTTGATTTACCCGGTAAGTGAGCAAACACAGAACGGTAAAGCTTACGATGAAGCAGTTGCCGCTATGGGTGGTAGCGATATCACCACAGTAAAACTGTTCTGGGACATGTTTTAAAGAAGTGAATTTTAGTTTAAAGAGGCTGTTTCTTAGACAGCCTCTTTTTTTTATAAAAAAACCAATGTTTACAAGTCTTTCCTGTAGGAGCTAATTCTACTCATCAATTGTTTTTTATAAGTCGCTCCGATAGGAAGATGATCCGCTCCTATTTCCACCTCATCTTTTGAAATCGAACGTACTGCGTCTAACCTTGCAATGAACGAATTGTGTATGCGGACAAATTCGGATGATAACATCTCTTCGAGGTTCTTCATCGACATCAAACTCATGATTTTCTCTGATGTAGTCACAATGGTAACATATTCTTTTGCACCCTTGATATATAAAATCGTTTTCAAATCGATCCGAACCAATTTGGTGCCATCCTTGACAAAAATAAAATTGGATTGACTTTTTTCTTCCGATGAAATACTGGAGTGGCCGAGCCGTTCAGAGATTTTATTAACAGCCTTCAGGTAGCGGTTAAAGTCAAAGGGCTTTAGGAGGTAATCGACCACATCGAGTTCAAAACCCTCGAGTGCATATTCAGCATAAGCTGTCGTAAATATGATCAGCGGCCGCTTGCTGAGGGTTTTGAGAAAATCGATGCCGGTGAGATCTGGCATTTGAATATCCAAGAACAGAACATCCACTTTTTGTTTTGTCAATAGAGTGCGGGCCGCCAGCGCATTCTGAACTGAACCTGCCAATGTTAACTCAGGTGTTTTGGAAATAAACTCTTCCAATAGCTTTCGAGCCAGCGGCTCATCATCGATAATCAGGCAGCGGATCATAAACTTAAAGTTAGCTTAGCCTTATAAATACCATCACTAATCATGATGTCAAGTGTGTGTCTCTCTGGATAGCTTAGATCTAAACGCTGGCGGAGATTGTTCAGACCAAAGCCGGACTTGAGCTTGGTGCTGTCAGGGGTTACGATTTTGTTTGAAATTTCGAATGTGATTTCGCGCTCATTGACTTTCAAAGTCATCTTGATCCAACAGTCCGCGTCTCCGTCACGGATCCCGTGCTTAAAAGAATTTTCTACCAGGGTGATCAGTAGCAAAGGAGCAATTTCAACTCCATGAAGGTTCCCGGATTTTTCAAACTGCAAATTAAATTTCTGGTTTAGCCGGATTGACTCCAGGTGAATATAATCCTGCAGATGATCCAATTCTCTGGAGAGCGCTACACTTGCCTTATTGGCATCGTAAATCATAAAGCGCATCATGTTAGAGAGTTTAATCACAACGTCATTAGCCGCGGGAGATTTTGCATAGACCAGGTAGTTCAGGTTGTGTAGAGTGTTGAATAGAAAATGAGGATTGATTTGTGCTTTCAGGTAATTCAGTTCAGCTGTTAGCTTTTCATTGCGCAGTTGTTTCTGCTTGTTTTCCAGATCAAACCTGTCAAAAGCAAACCTGATTAGTCCGATAAAAATGATAAACACGAGAATGTCCCAGGTGCTGCTTATGATTCTGGCGATCCTGATGGATTTGAAATAATCTTCTTGCGGAAGTAGATCATGATAAATAAATGTTTCTAACGTCATGCCAACGGA
Proteins encoded in this window:
- a CDS encoding DNA-binding response regulator; translated protein: MIRCLIIDDEPLARKLLEEFISKTPELTLAGSVQNALAARTLLTKQKVDVLFLDIQMPDLTGIDFLKTLSKRPLIIFTTAYAEYALEGFELDVVDYLLKPFDFNRYLKAVNKISERLGHSSISSEEKSQSNFIFVKDGTKLVRIDLKTILYIKGAKEYVTIVTTSEKIMSLMSMKNLEEMLSSEFVRIHNSFIARLDAVRSISKDEVEIGADHLPIGATYKKQLMSRISSYRKDL
- a CDS encoding SusC/RagA family TonB-linked outer membrane protein; this translates as MCFSFSLVLSAWAQDRVVTGKVTSNADGSPLPGVNVLLKGTTSGTVTTADGKYSLSVANGAAVLSVSFIGFKTVDVEIGERTIVDIGLDQDATQLAEVVVTALGIERNKNELAYASQSVSSDQVVQARNNNFVNSLSGRVAGLDIKTNNTMGGATNVVIRGMKSITGSNQALFVIDGVPVSNDNQSSNVNTGQASGGGGPDYGNAAADINPDNIASVNVLKGAAATALYGSRGTNGVIMITTKSGKKKSFEVVVNSGVTWGTINKSTFPTYQKEYGAGYENYIKNGTAYTYTGLDGTLTATRFDDDASFGPKFDPNLLVYQWSALDPFSPNYQHATPWVAAKNDPSTFYETSTNSNQSILITGGSENATYKFGYTRTDEKGVLPNSSLKKDLFSFSTTMDLTSKLKLTTSVNYSVINGLGRYGTGYSGLNPNQGFRQWWEQNVDIKELREAYFRNRKNVTWNWASTAGLGPIFADNPYWDRYENYNNDTRNNLFGYAMLDYKLAKWLTVVGRVGLNQTSDFIEQRVAVGSASTSSYTRFNQTSKEKNFDLMLNFNKAITDNISWRAVVGGNIRRNENSSIRGATVSGLVVPSLYTLSNSSGTVVPVETYTRVGVDGMYINTTFGYKDIAFVEGSLRQDKSTTLPNSNNSYLYGSVGGTFVFSTLLSSAPWLSSGRLRTNFATVGNSAPALSIYNVYDKPSPFGTTTLFSLPNTRNNALLRPEKTTSWEVGLEAAFLNDRFGFDATYYSSSTSDQILPVTVSAATGYTAAFVNSGEIQNKGIELSVFATPVKTADFSWTVNVNFARNRNKVIYLYGEGAGEVTNVQIASFQGGVSTNAAKGQPYGVIRGRDFVYTNGQRTVGSDGYYMRGASSADIIGNPNPDWLGGLNNTFKYKNFTFNFLLDTRQGGSLFSLDLWYGENTGQYRNSAGLNARGVEARLPVAQGGGVLLPGVQADGSANTVYAENFDANGNNPFGYFANNGLSAVNKAYIYNASYIKLREVNLTYSVPKSIVSKLGGFKGMDVSLIGRNLFIIKDLPYSDPEESLSSGNANAGYQSGAYPSMRSYGFNVKLKF